The Brevibacillus brevis genome contains a region encoding:
- a CDS encoding energy-coupling factor ABC transporter permease, which translates to MNRSRLVTTCLMIAGFVLYFLLNEPKTGHAMHIMEGYLPLSWALFWWAVFLPFFILGIRSINKIVKEHPEMKLLIGVAGAFAFVLSALKIPSVTGSSSHPTGTGLGAIMFGPFAMSVLGSMVLLFQALLLAHGGLTTLGANAVSMAVVGPLVAYGIYQMIMKVGGSQRLAVFAAAALADLATYVVTSIQLALAFPAESGGVLASFAKFAGIFAFTQVPLAISEGLLTVLVWNWLLSYNAKELTQLRLLKREESL; encoded by the coding sequence ATGAATCGATCTCGTCTCGTAACTACTTGTCTGATGATCGCGGGCTTTGTCCTGTATTTTCTGCTCAATGAACCAAAGACAGGACACGCGATGCACATCATGGAAGGGTATTTGCCATTATCCTGGGCCTTGTTTTGGTGGGCTGTCTTCTTGCCATTTTTTATTCTTGGGATTCGTTCGATTAACAAGATTGTAAAAGAACATCCCGAAATGAAGCTCCTTATTGGTGTTGCAGGAGCGTTTGCCTTTGTTTTATCTGCACTGAAAATCCCTTCGGTTACAGGCAGCAGCTCTCACCCGACTGGAACGGGCCTTGGCGCCATTATGTTTGGACCTTTTGCGATGTCTGTGTTAGGGAGCATGGTGCTCTTGTTTCAAGCCTTACTTTTAGCACATGGAGGTTTGACTACGCTAGGGGCAAATGCTGTATCCATGGCAGTAGTAGGACCACTTGTGGCATACGGAATCTATCAGATGATCATGAAAGTGGGCGGAAGCCAGCGTCTGGCTGTTTTTGCAGCGGCTGCCTTGGCTGATCTCGCTACCTATGTGGTGACTTCGATTCAACTGGCACTCGCATTTCCAGCTGAATCTGGTGGAGTGTTGGCCTCGTTTGCCAAATTCGCAGGAATTTTTGCATTCACGCAAGTACCGCTCGCAATCAGTGAAGGTTTGTTGACCGTTCTTGTTTGGAACTGGTTGTTATCTTACAACGCAAAAGAGCTTACACAGCTTCGTTTGCTCAAACGGGAGGAATCGCTGTGA
- a CDS encoding energy-coupling factor ABC transporter substrate-binding protein, producing MKKGWNWLLLLGVIVLAIVPLLLVQDSEFGGADGVAEEAIKEIAPSYEPWFQPLIEPPGGETESLLFAVQAALGAGVIGYAVGLYKGRLDKRKK from the coding sequence GTGAAAAAAGGATGGAACTGGCTTTTACTCTTGGGGGTAATCGTACTGGCGATTGTCCCGCTGTTGCTGGTGCAGGATTCGGAATTTGGCGGCGCAGACGGCGTGGCAGAGGAAGCGATCAAGGAGATCGCTCCGAGCTACGAACCGTGGTTCCAGCCGCTGATAGAACCGCCAGGGGGAGAGACGGAGAGCTTGTTGTTTGCGGTGCAGGCGGCGTTGGGAGCGGGAGTGATCGGCTACGCCGTGGGCTTGTACAAAGGTCGGTTGGATAAGCGGAAAAAATGA
- the cbiQ gene encoding cobalt ECF transporter T component CbiQ, producing the protein MNGLQLDSLSYQNRLKCLPPAHKLLLASALLLLVLVGHVWMQMAVVVWMTVWVVVYARIPVRIYCAFMMVSLSFFAAGLPALMVEGARAGEVQVQVATAWEVGSYVLYVPMSSFSKVWILFWRTMASLSCFAFLLFTVPFAEILQVLRRLRMPVLVTDLLMIMYRFIFVLVTISHQLWIAQRSRGGHRGFRATLRDAGILVAQLFVRAMRKYEALHKGMAARGFGESMQVLSFHTHARSRRYEWESIAGCMLLVLLEWWTGGWRL; encoded by the coding sequence ATGAACGGGCTGCAGCTTGATTCTCTCTCTTATCAAAACAGGCTGAAATGTCTGCCGCCAGCTCATAAGCTATTGCTGGCGAGTGCATTGTTACTGCTCGTCTTGGTGGGACATGTATGGATGCAGATGGCCGTTGTTGTCTGGATGACGGTATGGGTAGTGGTGTATGCCCGGATTCCTGTCCGTATCTATTGTGCCTTTATGATGGTGTCGCTCTCGTTTTTTGCGGCGGGGCTCCCTGCCCTAATGGTAGAAGGGGCGAGAGCAGGTGAAGTGCAGGTCCAGGTCGCAACAGCATGGGAAGTGGGATCGTATGTGCTCTATGTGCCGATGTCCTCCTTCAGTAAAGTTTGGATCTTATTTTGGCGTACCATGGCAAGCTTATCCTGCTTTGCCTTCCTTTTGTTTACCGTGCCGTTTGCCGAAATCCTGCAGGTGCTTCGCCGACTTCGTATGCCTGTCCTTGTGACTGACTTATTAATGATCATGTATCGGTTTATTTTTGTGTTAGTAACGATTTCTCACCAGCTCTGGATTGCCCAACGTTCGCGCGGAGGTCATCGCGGCTTCCGCGCGACGCTTCGGGATGCGGGGATTCTCGTTGCGCAATTGTTTGTCAGAGCAATGCGCAAATACGAAGCCCTGCACAAAGGAATGGCGGCTAGAGGCTTCGGGGAGAGCATGCAGGTGCTCTCGTTTCATACCCATGCTCGCTCGCGCCGTTATGAGTGGGAGTCAATCGCAGGCTGTATGCTGCTGGTGCTGCTTGAGTGGTGGACAGGAG